One Methylobacterium sp. 77 DNA window includes the following coding sequences:
- a CDS encoding ABC transporter permease, whose protein sequence is MIRAANRLARNRGALAALVVLVAMILACLVGPRFTGHEPGRIYPDLVRTAPSLAAHPEPGEIAPALTRLAFRMRVTVSDIAVSGDRVRLVLSDMAKPIDERVLVYLPRSDLFGPATVLDRQDGGRRLVVEAPLGRLRFLLGTDMLGRDLLTRSLVAGRVSLLIGAVATAVALLIGIAYGALAGYLGGVADAVMMRFVDMLYALPFVFFVIMLLVFFRSGLGLILVAIGAVEWLDMARLVRAQTLSLRARDFVRAAEALGLSTPAILRRHVVPNTLGPVTVAATLLVPKVILLESFLSFLGLGVQEPATSWGALIAEGARALESAPWMLAGPASFLVLTLIALNVLGDGLGDALDPRLAER, encoded by the coding sequence ATGATCCGCGCCGCGAACCGTCTCGCGCGCAACAGGGGCGCCCTCGCCGCCCTCGTTGTCCTGGTCGCGATGATCCTCGCCTGCCTGGTCGGGCCGCGCTTCACCGGCCACGAGCCGGGACGGATCTATCCCGACCTCGTCCGCACCGCGCCGAGCCTCGCCGCGCATCCCGAGCCCGGCGAGATCGCGCCCGCGCTGACCCGCCTCGCCTTCCGCATGCGGGTCACGGTCTCCGACATCGCCGTGTCCGGCGACCGCGTGCGCCTGGTGCTCTCCGACATGGCCAAGCCCATCGACGAGCGCGTCCTCGTCTATCTCCCCCGGTCCGACCTGTTCGGCCCGGCCACTGTCCTCGATCGTCAGGATGGCGGGCGGCGCCTCGTGGTCGAGGCGCCGCTGGGCCGCCTGCGCTTCCTTCTCGGCACCGACATGCTCGGGCGTGATCTTCTCACCCGCAGCCTCGTCGCCGGGCGGGTGTCCCTGCTCATCGGCGCCGTCGCCACCGCCGTGGCGCTGCTCATCGGAATCGCCTACGGCGCGCTCGCCGGCTATCTCGGCGGCGTGGCCGATGCGGTGATGATGCGCTTCGTCGACATGCTCTACGCCCTGCCCTTCGTCTTCTTCGTCATCATGCTGCTGGTGTTCTTTCGCTCAGGATTGGGGCTGATCCTGGTGGCGATCGGCGCGGTGGAATGGCTCGACATGGCCCGCCTCGTCCGCGCCCAGACCCTCTCGCTCCGTGCCCGCGACTTCGTCCGCGCCGCCGAGGCGCTCGGGCTTTCGACGCCGGCGATCCTGCGGCGCCACGTCGTCCCGAACACGCTCGGTCCCGTCACGGTGGCGGCGACCCTGCTCGTGCCCAAGGTGATCCTGCTGGAGAGCTTCCTGTCGTTCCTGGGCCTCGGGGTGCAGGAGCCGGCCACCAGTTGGGGCGCCTTGATCGCGGAAGGCGCGCGCGCCCTCGAATCCGCGCCATGGATGCTCGCCGGCCCGGCCTCCTTCCTCGTCCTGACCCTGATCGCCCTCAACGTGCTCGGCGACGGACTCGGCGACGCCCTCGACCCGCGCCTTGCGGAGAGGTGA
- a CDS encoding ABC transporter permease subunit, producing the protein MIGFVLRRLVQAVPTLFLVVTGSFFLIRLAPGGPFDLERPLPPAAMQNLARVYGLDQPLIVQYGRYLAALMRGDLGPSFSFRDLTVADLFARGLPVSMILGGLALAGALSLGIGLGAWAAFRRGGWIDRSIGLLAGLTLAVPNFVVAPLLQIVFGLSLRWLPVGSWEGGAPSHLVLPVLTLALPQIGAIARLTRASLVETLSAQPIRTMRAMGLPPHRIARHALRGALPPVIAILGPIAAALLTGSVVVETIFGLPGIGRAFVDGALNRDYTLVMGTVVLVALFVTLLNIVADIACAVLDPRLRKAR; encoded by the coding sequence ATGATCGGCTTCGTCCTGCGCCGCCTCGTCCAGGCGGTCCCGACCCTGTTCCTCGTCGTCACGGGCAGCTTCTTCCTCATCCGCCTCGCCCCCGGCGGGCCGTTCGATCTGGAGCGCCCGCTGCCGCCGGCCGCGATGCAGAACCTCGCCCGCGTCTACGGCCTCGATCAGCCCCTCATCGTGCAATACGGTCGCTACCTCGCCGCGCTGATGCGGGGCGATCTCGGCCCCTCCTTCTCCTTCCGCGACCTCACCGTGGCCGACCTGTTCGCCCGCGGCCTGCCAGTCTCCATGATCCTCGGCGGCCTCGCACTCGCCGGCGCTCTGAGCTTGGGGATCGGGCTCGGAGCCTGGGCGGCGTTCCGGCGTGGCGGATGGATCGACCGGTCCATCGGGCTCCTCGCCGGGCTGACCCTGGCGGTGCCCAATTTCGTCGTCGCCCCGCTGCTGCAGATCGTGTTCGGGCTGAGCCTCCGCTGGCTACCGGTGGGAAGCTGGGAGGGCGGAGCACCCTCGCATCTCGTGCTCCCCGTTCTTACCCTCGCGCTGCCGCAGATCGGTGCCATCGCCCGGCTCACCAGGGCATCGCTCGTCGAGACGCTGAGCGCCCAGCCGATCCGCACCATGCGGGCCATGGGCCTGCCGCCTCATCGCATCGCCCGCCACGCCCTGCGCGGGGCGCTGCCGCCGGTGATCGCGATCCTCGGCCCCATCGCCGCCGCGCTTCTCACCGGCTCCGTGGTGGTCGAGACGATCTTCGGTCTGCCCGGCATCGGGCGCGCCTTCGTCGATGGCGCGCTCAACCGCGACTACACCCTGGTGATGGGCACGGTGGTTCTGGTCGCGCTCTTCGTCACGCTGCTCAACATCGTCGCCGACATCGCCTGTGCCGTCCTCGATCCGCGCCTGAGGAAGGCCCGATGA
- a CDS encoding peptide ABC transporter substrate-binding protein — protein MRPDRRACLLGGAAILLAGRSTARAAPASVYRRGNDADPETLDPHKSSTVAEAHILRDLYEGLLTYDNHGAIIPGAATHWTVSDDALTYTFHLRGDGRWSNGDPVVASDFVFGLRRILHPATAAKYAEVLYPLKNARGVNQGEAPPETLGVVSPDERVLVVTLEQPTPYFLELLTHQTSLPVHPASVARFGDAFTRPGNLVSNGAYALVDMVPNDRITLKRNPHFHAAAGVAIETVAFLPTPDLSSAVRRYAGGEIDSLADLPGDQMASLKARFGRQVVLGPSLGLYSLAVNTKKPPFDDVRLRRALSLVIDREFLAERLWGETMSPAYSLCPPGLDNYRTPPELAGRNALPIDREDEARSLLAEAGYGPGRKPLTIEYRFNTTDNNRNTAVAIADMWRGIGIETRLVYTDAKTHFAHLRDGGDFDVARMSWFADYSDPQNFLFLLETGNDGLNPGRYSNPAYDGSMRAAASERDVAKRADILFRAETIVLDDLPWIPVLHTRSKALISPRLTGYHPNLRNASPTRFLRLDA, from the coding sequence ATGCGCCCGGATCGGCGCGCCTGTCTTCTCGGCGGCGCGGCCATACTCCTCGCGGGCCGTAGCACGGCGCGCGCCGCTCCCGCATCCGTCTACAGGCGCGGCAACGATGCCGACCCGGAGACCCTCGATCCGCACAAATCCTCCACCGTGGCGGAGGCGCATATCCTACGCGATCTCTACGAGGGGCTCCTCACCTACGACAATCACGGCGCCATCATTCCCGGAGCGGCGACGCATTGGACCGTCTCCGATGACGCCCTGACCTACACCTTCCACCTGCGCGGGGATGGACGCTGGTCGAACGGCGACCCGGTGGTGGCCTCGGACTTCGTCTTCGGGCTGCGCCGGATCTTGCACCCGGCGACGGCAGCGAAATACGCCGAGGTCCTGTATCCGCTGAAGAATGCCCGAGGCGTGAACCAGGGCGAGGCGCCGCCGGAGACGCTGGGCGTCGTTTCTCCGGATGAGCGGGTCCTGGTCGTCACCCTCGAACAGCCGACGCCCTACTTCCTCGAACTCCTGACCCACCAGACCTCGCTGCCGGTGCATCCCGCCTCCGTCGCCAGGTTCGGCGATGCTTTCACCCGGCCGGGCAACCTCGTCAGCAACGGCGCCTACGCCCTCGTCGACATGGTGCCGAACGACCGCATCACGCTGAAGCGCAATCCCCATTTTCACGCGGCGGCCGGCGTTGCGATCGAGACGGTCGCCTTCCTGCCGACGCCCGACCTCTCCAGCGCGGTCCGCCGTTATGCCGGCGGCGAGATCGATTCGCTGGCCGACCTGCCGGGCGACCAGATGGCCTCCCTCAAGGCGCGGTTCGGCCGTCAGGTCGTCCTCGGCCCGTCGCTCGGGCTCTATTCCCTCGCCGTCAATACGAAAAAGCCTCCCTTCGACGATGTCCGCCTGCGCCGGGCGCTGTCCCTGGTGATCGATCGCGAGTTCCTGGCCGAGAGGCTGTGGGGCGAGACCATGTCGCCGGCCTATTCCCTGTGCCCGCCGGGCCTCGACAATTATCGCACGCCGCCGGAACTCGCCGGGCGGAATGCGTTGCCGATCGACCGCGAGGACGAGGCGCGTTCGCTGCTCGCGGAGGCCGGGTACGGTCCCGGGAGGAAGCCGCTCACCATCGAGTATCGCTTCAACACCACCGACAACAACCGCAACACGGCGGTGGCCATCGCCGATATGTGGCGCGGCATCGGCATCGAGACGCGCCTCGTCTACACCGACGCCAAGACCCATTTCGCCCATCTGCGCGACGGCGGCGACTTCGATGTCGCGCGCATGTCCTGGTTCGCCGATTATTCCGATCCGCAGAACTTCCTGTTCCTGCTGGAGACCGGCAACGATGGGCTCAACCCCGGCCGCTACAGCAATCCGGCCTATGACGGATCGATGCGCGCTGCGGCCTCCGAGCGGGATGTCGCCAAGCGGGCCGATATCCTGTTCCGGGCGGAGACGATCGTCCTCGACGACCTGCCCTGGATTCCGGTGCTGCATACCCGATCGAAAGCGCTGATCTCGCCGCGTCTCACCGGCTACCACCCGAATCTTCGCAACGCCTCGCCCACGCGATTCCTCAGGCTCGACGCGTGA
- a CDS encoding heme-binding protein, whose translation MPDLTLPAAQTIVATALRTARERSLKPLAVVVYDARGALKAMAAEDGTSLRRAEIAMGKANGCLALGLGGRAIHKRAEEQAYFVAAVSHLVGPAALVPVPGGVLIRDGEGVVGAVGISGDTSDNDELCALAGIEAAGFTAQTGA comes from the coding sequence ATGCCCGACCTGACCCTCCCCGCCGCCCAGACCATCGTCGCTACTGCGCTCAGGACGGCGCGCGAGCGGAGCCTGAAACCCCTCGCGGTGGTAGTCTACGACGCGCGCGGCGCGCTCAAGGCGATGGCGGCCGAGGACGGCACGTCGCTGCGGCGGGCGGAGATCGCCATGGGCAAGGCCAATGGCTGCCTCGCTCTGGGCCTCGGTGGCCGCGCCATCCACAAGCGGGCCGAGGAGCAGGCCTATTTCGTGGCGGCGGTGAGCCATCTCGTCGGTCCGGCCGCTTTGGTGCCGGTGCCGGGCGGCGTGCTGATCCGTGACGGCGAGGGCGTGGTGGGCGCCGTCGGCATCTCAGGAGATACGTCCGACAACGACGAACTCTGCGCGCTCGCCGGGATCGAGGCGGCGGGCTTCACCGCGCAGACCGGCGCCTGA
- a CDS encoding alpha/beta hydrolase, with translation MPAPTRRDRSEPRTGLAAKLALLPLGAAGAWIAYSRFGIDHRRPLHPALPGRHECLETPAGGIGLYGSTAAPGVPLLLIHSVNAVANAYEIRPLYRHYAGSRPVYALDLPGFGFSERSDRVYTPRLMTDAIHAVVAEIRHRHGGGRIDALALSLSCEYLAAAALEAPGDYRSLGLLSPTGFDARFVGRHRDRTRHGGAVARAMLNTPLWGEPLFDLLVSRPSMRFFLEKTWGSSDIDEGLLAYDHASAHRPGARHAPFSFLSGALFPDAPGHLYEALPLPVWMIHGVRGDFVDYRYAGRVAGRPNWVVDVLPTGAFPHFEDLPAVTRHYDAFLAEFGG, from the coding sequence ATGCCCGCACCGACCCGACGCGACAGGTCCGAGCCCCGCACGGGCCTCGCCGCCAAGCTCGCGCTCCTGCCCCTGGGCGCTGCGGGCGCATGGATCGCCTACAGTCGGTTCGGCATCGATCATCGCCGGCCGCTCCACCCGGCCCTGCCTGGCCGGCATGAATGCCTCGAGACGCCGGCCGGCGGGATCGGTCTCTACGGGAGTACTGCTGCGCCGGGCGTGCCGCTGCTGCTGATCCACTCCGTCAACGCGGTGGCCAACGCCTACGAGATCCGGCCGCTCTACCGGCACTATGCGGGCAGCCGTCCTGTCTACGCTCTCGACCTGCCCGGCTTCGGTTTCTCCGAGCGCAGCGACCGCGTCTACACCCCGCGCCTGATGACCGACGCGATCCACGCCGTCGTCGCGGAAATCCGGCATCGACACGGCGGCGGGCGGATCGATGCGCTCGCCCTGTCCCTGTCCTGCGAGTACCTCGCCGCCGCCGCCTTGGAGGCGCCGGGCGATTATCGCAGCCTCGGTCTTCTCAGCCCGACCGGGTTCGATGCCCGCTTCGTCGGCCGGCATCGCGACCGGACCCGGCATGGCGGCGCCGTCGCCCGTGCCATGTTGAACACACCGCTTTGGGGAGAGCCGCTGTTCGACCTCCTGGTGAGCCGGCCGAGCATGCGCTTCTTTTTGGAGAAGACCTGGGGTTCCAGCGACATCGACGAGGGCCTGCTCGCTTACGATCATGCTTCCGCCCACCGGCCGGGCGCGCGGCATGCACCGTTCTCGTTCCTGTCGGGCGCCCTGTTTCCGGATGCGCCGGGCCACCTCTACGAAGCCCTGCCCCTGCCGGTCTGGATGATCCACGGCGTGCGCGGCGATTTCGTGGATTATCGCTACGCCGGCCGCGTCGCGGGGCGTCCGAACTGGGTCGTCGATGTGCTGCCCACGGGCGCCTTCCCGCATTTCGAGGATCTCCCGGCAGTGACGCGGCACTACGATGCGTTCCTCGCCGAGTTCGGCGGATGA
- a CDS encoding ABC-F family ATP-binding cassette domain-containing protein, whose translation MLRVNDLTYRIGERLILDGATFVIPDRARVGLVGRNGAGKTTLFKAILGELPTEGGTVSMPKGMRIGAVAQEAPAGPETLHAVVLAADTERGRLMAEAEHADGLRRAEIETRLVDIEAHSAPARAAAILHGLGFDAEAQARPCSDFSGGWRMRVALAAVLFSEPDLLLLDEPTNYLDIEGTIWLYDYLERYPRTAVIISHDRDLLDECVDHILHLDRGKLSIYRGGYTSFARQVAEKRVLQSKAKAKQDAERAHLQSFVDRFKAKATKARQAQSRVKRLAKMEIIASVIEDDVPAFRLPSPERPLSPPIVAMERVQAGYPDRIVLSGLNLSLAPDDRVALLGANGNGKSTFCKLIGGRLPPLSGEMRRSGKMEVAYFAQHQLDELRPAESAYAHVRDLMPDVPESKARAAAARLGFSGTKSETPVSQLSGGEKARLLMGLAAFKGPHLLILDEPTNHLDIESRQALVEAINDYEGAVILVSHDRFLVEACADRLWLVANGSVKAFDGDMDDYRRFVLAGPEREAEKGASEIAGGVKALERRSNADRRVALAPLRKKLEGVEARMKKLTDAMTKIDAALADGTAFQTNAAKAGELAKMRSDAATALETAEEEWLELSGEIEGATA comes from the coding sequence ATGCTCCGCGTCAACGACCTCACCTACCGCATCGGCGAACGCCTGATCCTCGACGGCGCCACCTTCGTCATTCCGGACCGCGCCCGGGTCGGGCTCGTGGGCCGAAACGGCGCGGGCAAGACCACGCTGTTCAAGGCGATCCTGGGCGAGTTGCCCACCGAGGGCGGCACCGTCTCGATGCCCAAGGGCATGCGCATCGGCGCGGTGGCGCAGGAAGCCCCGGCCGGCCCCGAGACCCTGCACGCGGTGGTGCTCGCCGCCGATACCGAGCGCGGCCGCCTGATGGCGGAGGCCGAGCACGCCGACGGCCTGCGCCGGGCCGAGATCGAGACGCGGCTCGTGGATATCGAGGCGCATTCGGCCCCGGCCCGCGCGGCCGCCATCCTGCACGGCCTCGGCTTCGACGCGGAGGCGCAGGCGCGGCCCTGCTCCGACTTCTCCGGCGGCTGGCGCATGCGCGTGGCGCTCGCCGCCGTGCTGTTCTCCGAGCCCGACCTGTTGCTCCTCGACGAGCCGACCAACTACCTCGATATCGAGGGCACGATCTGGCTCTACGACTACCTCGAGCGCTACCCGCGCACCGCCGTGATCATCAGCCACGACCGCGACCTGCTCGACGAGTGCGTCGACCACATCCTGCACCTCGATCGCGGCAAGCTCAGCATCTATCGCGGCGGCTACACCTCTTTCGCACGACAGGTCGCCGAGAAGCGCGTGCTGCAGTCGAAAGCCAAGGCCAAGCAGGATGCCGAGCGGGCGCATCTCCAGAGCTTCGTCGACCGGTTCAAGGCCAAGGCGACCAAGGCGCGCCAGGCCCAGTCCCGCGTCAAGCGCCTCGCTAAGATGGAGATCATCGCCTCGGTGATCGAGGACGACGTGCCGGCCTTCCGCCTGCCGAGCCCGGAGCGGCCCCTGTCGCCGCCCATCGTCGCGATGGAGCGGGTGCAGGCCGGTTATCCCGACCGGATCGTGCTGTCTGGCCTCAACCTGTCGCTGGCACCCGACGATCGGGTGGCGTTGCTCGGCGCCAACGGCAACGGCAAGTCGACCTTCTGCAAGCTCATCGGCGGGCGCCTGCCGCCGCTCAGCGGCGAGATGCGGCGCTCGGGCAAGATGGAGGTGGCCTATTTCGCCCAGCACCAGCTCGACGAGTTGCGCCCCGCCGAGAGCGCCTACGCCCATGTCCGCGACCTGATGCCGGACGTGCCGGAATCGAAGGCACGCGCCGCCGCTGCCCGGCTCGGGTTCTCGGGGACCAAATCCGAGACGCCCGTCTCGCAGCTTTCCGGCGGCGAGAAGGCGCGGCTGCTGATGGGGCTGGCGGCCTTCAAGGGCCCGCATCTGCTGATCCTCGACGAGCCGACCAACCACCTCGACATCGAGAGCCGGCAGGCCTTGGTGGAGGCGATCAACGATTACGAGGGCGCCGTCATCTTGGTGAGCCACGACCGCTTCCTGGTGGAGGCCTGCGCCGACCGGCTCTGGCTCGTCGCGAACGGCAGCGTGAAGGCCTTCGACGGTGACATGGACGATTACCGCCGCTTCGTCCTCGCCGGCCCAGAACGCGAGGCCGAGAAGGGCGCGTCCGAGATCGCCGGCGGGGTGAAGGCGCTGGAGCGCCGCTCGAATGCCGACCGCCGCGTGGCATTGGCCCCCCTGCGCAAGAAGCTGGAGGGCGTCGAGGCGCGGATGAAGAAGCTCACCGACGCCATGACCAAGATCGACGCCGCGCTCGCCGACGGCACCGCCTTCCAGACCAATGCCGCCAAGGCCGGCGAACTCGCCAAGATGCGCTCGGACGCGGCCACCGCTTTGGAAACGGCCGAGGAGGAATGGCTGGAACTGAGCGGGGAGATCGAAGGCGCGACGGCGTGA
- a CDS encoding AEC family transporter has protein sequence MTLTLLGALVPIALLIGLGAALRRLGFLAEGFWPQAERLAYYVLLPSLLLDSLATARLADVPVGALALVLVVSTLMVAGLMLAARPHLGFGGPAFTSVFQGGIRFNNYVGVSAAAGLYGAQGVALAAVANAAIVPTVNVLCVLVFARFGTAGRPTALGLARQIALNPLVVGSLGGIALQASGLGLPAGIEPMLRALGQASLPLGLLCVGAALDFGAARSWVRPVAVASLIKFGLMPIATVLACLVLGLNGPAAVTALLFQTLPTASSSYIMSRQLGGDAPLMAGITATQTVIAGVALPLALAVVLALTGLG, from the coding sequence ATGACCTTGACGCTTCTCGGCGCCCTCGTGCCGATCGCTCTCCTGATCGGGCTCGGCGCAGCCCTGCGCCGCCTCGGCTTCCTCGCCGAGGGCTTCTGGCCGCAGGCCGAGCGCCTCGCCTATTACGTACTGCTGCCGAGCCTTCTCCTCGACAGTCTCGCCACGGCACGCCTCGCCGATGTTCCGGTGGGCGCCCTCGCTCTGGTCCTGGTGGTCTCCACCCTGATGGTGGCGGGTCTGATGCTGGCGGCCCGGCCGCACCTCGGCTTCGGCGGGCCGGCCTTCACCTCGGTGTTCCAGGGAGGGATCCGCTTCAACAACTACGTGGGCGTCTCGGCGGCAGCCGGCCTCTACGGCGCTCAGGGCGTCGCCCTGGCGGCGGTGGCGAATGCCGCGATCGTGCCGACGGTCAACGTTCTCTGCGTGCTCGTCTTCGCCCGGTTCGGGACGGCGGGCCGCCCCACGGCCCTCGGCCTCGCGCGGCAGATCGCACTCAACCCGCTGGTCGTCGGCAGCCTCGGCGGCATCGCACTCCAGGCCTCGGGCCTCGGCCTGCCGGCGGGGATCGAACCGATGCTGCGAGCGCTGGGTCAGGCTTCGCTGCCGCTGGGCCTGCTCTGCGTCGGTGCCGCTCTCGATTTCGGCGCGGCGCGAAGCTGGGTCCGGCCGGTGGCCGTGGCGTCCCTGATCAAGTTCGGGCTGATGCCGATCGCCACCGTGCTCGCCTGCCTCGTATTGGGGCTCAATGGACCGGCCGCGGTGACGGCACTGCTGTTCCAGACCCTGCCGACGGCATCGTCCTCCTACATCATGTCGCGCCAGCTCGGCGGGGATGCACCGCTGATGGCGGGAATCACGGCGACGCAGACGGTGATCGCCGGAGTGGCGCTTCCCCTAGCCCTGGCCGTCGTCCTGGCCCTGACCGGCCTCGGCTGA
- a CDS encoding UDP-3-O-acyl-N-acetylglucosamine deacetylase, which translates to MSVAPARDAALPGAGSRQATLAASFGLTGYGLHTGRRVTVTVAPAYEDHGIVFRRTLANGRAIDVPASWRFRETQPLCTALRSTDGPLIRTVEHLLAALSAYRIDNALVSLDAEELPIFDGSALPWCAGLRASGRTESDATRRSIRVLRPLEVRQDHRTLRIEPADALQISGHLQLSHFDAMHWSGTVTPETFTEQLAPSRSFGRAKWALPAKIYGALLRKPLLRGANLSSTACIVGGRILGGMTVPDEPVRHRMLDLIGDLALAGYPILGRIEASHTGHELNHALVETLMNDPAAWELA; encoded by the coding sequence ATGTCGGTCGCACCTGCGCGAGACGCGGCCCTGCCGGGAGCGGGGTCCCGGCAGGCGACGCTGGCCGCGAGTTTCGGGCTGACGGGCTACGGCCTGCATACCGGGCGCCGCGTCACGGTGACGGTGGCGCCGGCCTACGAGGATCACGGCATCGTCTTCCGGCGAACCCTCGCCAATGGACGCGCCATCGATGTGCCGGCCTCGTGGAGGTTCCGCGAGACGCAGCCGCTCTGCACCGCGTTGCGCTCGACCGACGGGCCGCTGATCCGGACCGTGGAGCATCTGCTGGCCGCGCTCAGCGCGTATCGCATCGACAACGCGCTCGTTTCCCTCGACGCGGAGGAATTGCCGATCTTCGATGGAAGCGCCCTGCCCTGGTGCGCCGGACTGCGCGCAAGCGGCCGGACCGAGAGCGATGCGACGAGGCGCAGCATCCGCGTGCTGCGTCCTCTGGAGGTGCGCCAGGACCATCGGACGTTGAGGATCGAACCGGCGGATGCGCTCCAGATCTCCGGCCATCTCCAGCTCTCCCATTTCGACGCCATGCACTGGTCCGGCACGGTCACGCCCGAGACATTCACCGAGCAACTCGCCCCCTCGCGCAGTTTCGGGCGGGCCAAATGGGCGCTCCCCGCCAAGATCTACGGCGCCCTGTTGCGCAAGCCCCTGCTCCGGGGAGCGAACCTGTCATCGACCGCCTGTATCGTCGGCGGGCGCATCCTCGGCGGGATGACAGTGCCCGATGAGCCGGTGCGGCACCGCATGCTCGACCTGATCGGCGATCTCGCGCTCGCCGGATATCCGATCCTCGGCCGAATCGAGGCCTCGCATACCGGCCACGAACTGAACCACGCCCTCGTCGAGACCCTGATGAACGATCCCGCCGCCTGGGAACTGGCCTGA
- a CDS encoding Crp/Fnr family transcriptional regulator yields the protein MTTGRLATIPFFKEPGIELSTYETRCHWRRFDENEVLVDYDDISTDVYFLASGEVRILNRSQSGKEVILGEMRGGAFFGELAALDGIGRSANVTALTRGEVCVVPAPIFRQMIFASEAIADRLFRLLAKRVRELNTRLMEHALLDLRHRLYAELLRLSVPRAGGDGERVVTPPPYHHVLAARIGCRREQVTREFTVMAADGLIDRTRGALVIRRPDLLEARVAEALREDS from the coding sequence GTGACCACAGGACGGCTGGCGACAATCCCCTTCTTCAAGGAGCCGGGAATCGAGCTGTCCACCTACGAGACCCGCTGCCATTGGCGCCGGTTCGACGAGAACGAGGTGCTGGTCGATTACGACGACATCTCGACCGACGTCTATTTCCTGGCCTCCGGTGAAGTCCGCATCCTCAACCGCTCGCAATCGGGCAAGGAAGTCATTCTCGGCGAGATGCGCGGGGGCGCTTTCTTCGGCGAGCTCGCGGCCCTCGACGGGATCGGCCGCTCGGCCAACGTCACCGCCCTGACCCGCGGCGAGGTCTGCGTGGTCCCGGCCCCGATCTTCCGGCAGATGATCTTCGCCTCCGAGGCCATCGCCGACCGGCTGTTCCGGCTGCTCGCCAAGCGGGTGCGCGAACTCAACACACGCCTGATGGAGCACGCGCTCCTCGACCTGCGCCATCGGCTCTATGCCGAGCTGCTGCGCCTGTCGGTGCCGCGTGCGGGTGGCGACGGCGAGCGGGTGGTGACGCCGCCGCCCTATCATCACGTCCTCGCCGCCCGCATCGGCTGCCGGCGCGAGCAGGTGACCCGCGAATTCACGGTCATGGCGGCCGACGGCCTGATCGACCGGACGCGCGGCGCCCTCGTCATCCGCCGGCCGGACCTGCTGGAGGCGCGGGTCGCCGAAGCCTTGCGCGAGGACAGTTGA
- a CDS encoding ATP-binding cassette domain-containing protein codes for MTGKTAVAPFLTLERVSKRFGAHEAVADLSLDMPPGEILCLLGPSGCGKSTLLRLIAGFETPSSGTIRLDGTDLAGLAPHRRPVNMMFQSYALFPHLSVAQNIAYGLKGLGREAATARVTDLLRLVRLEGFGDRRPETLSGGQRQRVALARALAREPKVLLLDEPLGALDRGLREQTQGELRAIQRRLGTAFVIVTHDPSEAMALADRIGVMDKGRLVQLGRAETLYERPATRFVAGLLGDVNLIPGTVGRADGLLVQVETALGPILALGEGAPAAGAPAMVALRPERLTASPVDPTMAENRNALDGRVEASTYLGDRTRLEIRMTDGSTLRATLPTGTGSGTAIRLTFAPEAATVVAA; via the coding sequence TTGACGGGCAAAACCGCCGTGGCGCCGTTCCTGACCCTAGAACGGGTCAGCAAGAGGTTCGGCGCCCATGAGGCGGTGGCGGATCTCTCGCTCGACATGCCCCCGGGCGAGATCCTATGCCTGCTCGGGCCTTCGGGCTGCGGAAAGAGCACCCTCCTGCGCCTGATCGCCGGGTTCGAGACGCCCAGCTCCGGCACGATCCGCCTCGACGGCACCGATCTCGCCGGCCTCGCCCCGCACAGGCGGCCGGTGAACATGATGTTCCAGTCCTATGCGCTGTTTCCGCACCTCAGCGTGGCGCAGAACATCGCCTACGGATTGAAGGGCCTCGGCCGCGAGGCCGCGACGGCCCGCGTCACCGATCTGCTGCGCCTCGTCCGTCTCGAAGGCTTCGGGGACCGGCGTCCCGAGACCTTGTCCGGTGGGCAGCGCCAGCGCGTCGCCCTCGCGCGCGCGCTGGCCCGCGAGCCAAAGGTGCTCCTCCTCGACGAACCGCTCGGCGCCCTCGACCGGGGCCTGCGCGAGCAGACCCAGGGAGAGTTGCGCGCGATCCAGCGCCGCCTCGGCACCGCCTTCGTCATCGTCACCCACGATCCCTCGGAAGCCATGGCGCTCGCGGATCGGATCGGCGTGATGGACAAGGGCCGCCTGGTCCAGCTCGGCCGGGCCGAGACGCTCTACGAACGGCCCGCCACCCGCTTCGTCGCCGGCCTTCTCGGCGACGTGAACCTCATTCCGGGTACGGTCGGACGAGCCGACGGCCTGCTGGTACAGGTCGAGACGGCCCTTGGGCCGATCCTCGCCCTGGGGGAGGGCGCCCCGGCTGCCGGCGCACCTGCGATGGTCGCCTTGCGCCCCGAGCGCCTGACGGCTTCGCCCGTCGACCCGACGATGGCGGAGAATCGAAATGCGCTCGACGGGCGCGTGGAGGCCTCGACCTATCTCGGCGACCGCACCCGGCTCGAGATCCGCATGACCGATGGCAGCACGCTCCGAGCGACCCTGCCCACGGGAACCGGGAGCGGAACGGCAATCCGTCTCACTTTCGCGCCGGAGGCCGCGACGGTCGTGGCGGCCTGA